Proteins from a genomic interval of Streptomyces sp. NBC_01445:
- the tnpB gene encoding IS607 family element RNA-guided endonuclease TnpB: protein MKKFQPQPGFVVQAFRFALDPNATQESALRSHCGAARVAYNWAVGWVMASWWQRKAEASYSVAEEELTPWRPWSLPALRKEFNQVKRTDPRYVDWWHENSKEAYSTGLANAAAAFDNYTKSKNGRRKGARMGTPRFKSKRKARLACRFTTGSIRVADDRHVTLPVLGTIRTHESTVKLLARVQAGMARILSATVRHERGRWFVSFQMEVKREITRVARPGVAVGIDLGVKVLAVMADSAGEIGYVDNPKHYEGEQKRLRRLSRRVARRQGPAVHDPATGKTIRREPSKRWVKANAERNRVHHRVANLREDALHKLTTAVRAEYGTVVVEDLNVAGMLRNRRLARKIADAGFGEIRRQLTYKGRRNACPTVVASRWYPSSKTCSSCKTVKAKLPLHVRVFSCDACGLVIDRDENAARNLADLASAGTTGTGVAGDRGTPSVPKPRGADQKTRVSRAGRKADPVRAGGAKPPHRRKEPRDLQQDTTAQLGLW from the coding sequence GTGAAGAAGTTCCAGCCGCAGCCGGGGTTTGTGGTGCAGGCGTTCCGTTTCGCCCTGGACCCGAATGCGACTCAGGAATCCGCGCTGCGGTCGCACTGCGGGGCTGCTCGGGTCGCGTACAACTGGGCTGTCGGCTGGGTGATGGCCTCGTGGTGGCAGCGGAAGGCGGAAGCCTCGTACTCGGTCGCCGAGGAGGAGCTGACGCCGTGGCGGCCGTGGTCGCTGCCCGCGCTGCGTAAGGAGTTCAACCAGGTCAAGCGCACCGATCCGCGCTATGTCGACTGGTGGCACGAGAACTCCAAGGAGGCGTACAGCACTGGCCTGGCCAACGCGGCTGCCGCGTTCGACAACTATACGAAGTCGAAGAACGGCCGCCGTAAGGGCGCCCGCATGGGTACGCCACGTTTCAAGTCCAAGCGCAAGGCCCGTCTTGCGTGCCGGTTCACCACCGGTAGCATCCGCGTGGCCGACGACCGTCATGTGACGCTGCCGGTGCTGGGAACCATCCGCACCCATGAGTCCACCGTCAAGCTTCTGGCCCGCGTGCAGGCCGGTATGGCACGCATCCTGTCCGCGACGGTGCGGCATGAGCGGGGCCGCTGGTTCGTGTCCTTCCAGATGGAGGTCAAGCGGGAGATCACCCGCGTGGCCCGTCCTGGTGTCGCCGTCGGTATCGACCTCGGGGTGAAGGTGCTCGCGGTGATGGCCGACAGTGCCGGGGAGATCGGTTACGTCGACAACCCCAAGCACTACGAGGGCGAACAAAAGCGGCTGCGGCGTCTGTCCCGTCGTGTGGCGCGCCGCCAGGGGCCGGCCGTGCACGACCCCGCGACCGGCAAGACCATCCGCCGGGAACCGTCGAAACGATGGGTCAAGGCGAACGCCGAACGCAACCGCGTGCACCACCGCGTGGCGAACCTCCGCGAAGACGCCCTGCACAAGCTCACCACCGCCGTGCGTGCCGAGTACGGCACCGTCGTGGTCGAAGACCTCAACGTCGCCGGGATGCTCCGCAACCGCCGTCTGGCACGGAAGATCGCCGATGCCGGATTCGGAGAGATCCGCCGTCAGCTCACCTACAAAGGCCGGCGCAACGCCTGCCCCACGGTCGTCGCCTCGCGCTGGTACCCGTCCTCGAAAACCTGCTCGTCGTGCAAGACAGTGAAAGCCAAACTGCCCCTGCACGTGCGAGTGTTCTCCTGCGACGCGTGCGGCCTGGTCATCGACCGGGACGAGAACGCCGCCCGCAACCTCGCCGACCTCGCATCGGCCGGCACAACCGGTACCGGAGTGGCCGGAGACCGGGGCACGCCCAGCGTGCCGAAACCGCGTGGAGCCGACCAGAAGACCCGCGTCAGCCGGGCCGGCCGCAAAGCTGACCCGGTGCGGGCAGGTGGCGCAAAACCGCCCCACAGGCGGAAGGAACCGCGAGACCTTCAACAGGACACCACCGCCCAGCTCGGGCTGTGGTGA